The DNA region aggaatgtaaacatgaaaaaagagggaaatttcctaaatcataaagaaaaaggaaattgtccaattcctattaggattagattgggtaatttactaattaaatagTCAATACCTAGATCTATAAATAGGGGTGCTATGGCTAGGTTGAGCTTTAGCACAAACAAGATAAAGTTTATCTAGCTAataagttttagtctttaagaaaaAGAGCTAAAAACTTAGAGGGAGCAAGAGAATTCTTTAAGAGAGTttttgagagattagaaaattgtttagaacaaacttgtaaacagattttctatcaaTCAAAGAGTGTTTAAAGAAATCGTTATTGGAATTGTTTAGATCataagttctcacactttcaattggtatcagagcagggcTTGTTCGGATTACTACAGGTGAGATTCTGTGGACAAGATGGAGAGCTATGGAGAtctgatcaacaacaacaaggttgTCTTGGATGACGAAAACTATGGGTTTTGGAAATCAAGGATTAAATCTATCATCGTAGGTATTGATCGGCTTGCTTGGAAAACTGTTCTAGAAAAGTGGGAGGAACCGACGATCAAAGATGAATCAGGCAAGCAAATTCCTAAACTTGAGTCAGACTGGACCGattaagaacaaaagagatctaAGTTCAACTCAAGAGCTTTAAGTGCTATTCATTGTAGTGTTGGAAGAAAACAGTTTGAATTGATTCAAGGATGTGAAACTGCTAAAGAAGCATGGGATATTCTTCAAATTAATTATGAAGGTACAACAAAAGTACAAAGTTCGAGAAAAGATATGTTGGCCTCTAGATTTGAGAATCTAAAGATGGAGGAGCATGAATCAATTTCGGACTTTAGTTCAAAGTTGAGTGCTTTAGCTCAAGAAGCTCAAACTCTTGGGAAAACTTATAAGGATCAGAAGTTAGTCAAAAAGTTTTTAAGATGTCTTCCATCAGGATTCATGGGATACAAGACAGCCTTAATTGTCTCTCAAGACTTAGACAATCTCAGTTATGGCGAAGTGGTCGGAATGCTACAGGCACACGAGATAGAACTTAATGGAATTAACAAACCAAAAGGAATAGCTCTAGCAGTTAGCAAAGACATAACTgaccaaggagaagaagatgttgtgaGCCTGTTGGTAAGAAGATTTGATCGAGCTTTGAGAAGAATAGAACGAGGTCAAGGTCCAAGGAAGAGCAACTCATTCAAAAAGACGAGTGAGGACAAAAAGGCTGATATGCAGTGTCATGAATGTAAGGGGTATGGTCATTTTATTCGAGAGTGTCCAACAATCAAGTTACGAGATGCCAAGTGCACAATTTGCAAAGGTACTGGACACACCCATGAAGAGTGTGTGAGTAATCCTAAAGCTAAGAAAGAGAAATCTATGATTAGTATTGAGGATGAATCAGACAGTGACTGCAACAGTGAAGAAGAGCTCATTAATTTAGTGGCTATGGTAGGAATCACTGAATTTGAGAATGGGGAAGAGGTAACTGATTCAGActcagaaggagaagaagttctTGACATTGTTCAGAGTTACAAAGAAGTGCGAAACACACTTATTACTCTTGGAAAGGAAAATCAAGggttgataaaagaaaaaattcgtCTAGAAGCACTTTTTATGTCTCTGCAAGATgaattaataaatgaaaaaaagattGCTAAGGATTCACTAGATTTGATGAAAGAATAGTTGGTTTTATCGGCAAAAGCAGACAAGTTTGAAGAAGAGCTgcttaatgaaaagaaaagaaccgCTGAACTACAATCTGAATTAGATCAACAGCATAGAAAGATTCATATGTTCGCTGGCACAAAGCAACTTGACAAGATCTTGAGCTATGGGAGAACAGAGAATACTCATAGAGGTTTAGGCTATAATGAGAACAAGGGAGCTAAATCGCAGACAACTAAATTTGTGTCGGCTGAAGCATATAAATCTGAAAAAGAGACATCTACGGGAGTTTCTAATGGACTTTGAGCTGTTATTTTTGTGGTAAAATTGGTCACTTCAaacatttttgttataagtATTGGCAGAAGGTTTGTACCTTAAAGCGCCAAGGAAGATTCTTTTGGAATGGAGTTAGAAGCGTCAGGGTCAACTGTAGCTTCTGGATCAGGAATTAGATGCAATATGGTCATGATtactgaagaacaagaagatgcaGAGCATTGGTTCTTTGATAGCGGTTGCTCAAGACATATGACTGGAACCAAGAGTAATCTACAGAACATTAAGAAATTGAAGGGAGGTACAGTAACATTTGGAGATGGAAGTCATGGGTTCATACAAGGCAAAGGTACAACATGTGATACAGAGCTTCCACAACTTATGAATGTATATCTAGTTCAAGGATTGCGTGCCAATCTGATAAATATTAGTCAACTTTGTGATGAAGGATTATCAGTCTTATTCACAAAAGTCGATTGCAAAGCATTGGATGAATCAGGTAATATCAAGTTATATGGTGAAAGATCTGGAAATAATTGTTACATGTGGGataaacaatcaatcaaatGCTACAATGCTCAGGGTAGTATAGATATATGGCACCAACGACTTGGTCATATGAATACATGAAATCTAACTACTTTTATGAATAAAGAGATAATTCGAGGGGTACCCAAGCGTAAAAGTGAAAACAATGTGGGATTGCACATCAGTTCTCAACACCAAGAACCCCACAACAGAATGGAGtggtagaaagaaaaatagaactcTTCAAGAAATGGCAAGAGCAATGATTCATCGAAACCTTGTTCCTAAGAAATTCTGGGCTGAAGCTTTAAACACTGcatgttatataattaataggGACTATGTACGAAGAGATACAACCAAGACGCCTTATGAGTTGTGGAAAAGCAAAACATCAAATCTGAGCTATTTCCATGTTTTTGGGTGCAAATGCTACATTTTAAATGACAAAGATTATCTTGGTAAATTCGATTCCATAAGTGATGAAGGCATCTTTTTGGGTTATGCAGAGAGCAGTACATCGTTTAGAGTGTACAACAGACGTACAAGCTTAATCATGTAATCAGTAAATGTGGTTTTTGATGACCAGTCTGTAGCTGTACGAGATGATGACAGTGATTCAGAACAAGTGAGTATCATTAAAGCACGCAATGAAGTTTCTGAGTTAGATATTTCTGTTACAAAACCAGAAGAAGTACAACAAGTTCATAAGAATCACTCTGCATTTGATGTCATTGGATACTTGAATGGAAAAATGAAGACTAGAGGAATTCAGCTTGACTTTAAGAAGATGACAAGTTACTTTACAACTCTAGAAACAGTTTTCTGTGAGTGCTTTGTGTCAATGATCGAACCCAAGGATCATATAGAAGTTGTTCAAGATGATTTTTGGATTATAGCCATGGAAGAAGAACTGGAACAGTTTGAGCGTAATGATGTTTGGGAACTGGTTCGTAGACCAATAGATGTGCATATCATTAATACAAAGTGgaatttcaagaacaaaattgaTGAGAGTGGTGTTGTGGTTCGCAATAAAGCAAGATTGGTTGCACAAGGGTATACGCAGATCGAAGGTGTAGATTTTGAAGAAACTTTTGCGCGAGTAGCAAGACTTGAGTCCATTAGACTATTTCTAGGAATGGGTTGCATTCTGAACTTCAAGGTTTTTCAGATGGATGTTAAGAGTGCCTTCTTGAATGGGATTTTACAAGAAGAAGTCTATGTTGAACAACCTAAAGGTTTTGAAGATCCAATTAGGCCTGAGTATGTATATAAGCTAAAGAAAGCTCTTTATGGGTTGAAGcaagctccaagagcttggTATGAAAGGCTAACTTGTTTCCTATTAGAGCAGAACTATAATAGAGGAAGTGTGCACAAGACCTTATTTATCTTGGAACAAGATGATGATATCATGATGGTGcaaatttatgttgatgacattattTTTGGAGGTATTTCAAAGGAGTTGGTGGATAGGTTTGTGAGTAGTATGAcacaagaatttgagatgagtctGGTTGGAGAATTAAAGTATTTTCTCGGGTTCCAGATTACACAGTCAGATCAAGgaatttttatttcacaaagcACCTATGCTAGACAACTTCTTAAAAAGTTTCAGATGGATAAGTGTAAAGAAGTTTTGATACCTATGAGTACTGCATGGAAACTatcaaaagatgttgatggtaAGGATTGTTGGTACCACGATTAACACTCCGGGTTACAGGCCGAGGCACAAGGCAAACTGATGAAATGAGCCCAAGCCAAAGGCAAAGGTAGTCCGCTAAGCCCAGCAAGCGAAGAGAAGCAAACCCAGCTGGTCTCCGGCGTCACTTCGGAGATCAGGGAACGGTCAAAAGATTCCTTttattaattagattaaatgaGAAAGCGAGATTAACAGAGTGAACTGATTTCGCATTTAATTGTAATAGAACAATATAAGTAGAGAAGGGGGGAGACTGTAAACgtgggataaaaaaaaaaactctgaatAAAGCAATAACACTCGTTTCCAATTTACGATACGTAGTCTCTAAATTCAGCTCGGAACTACGACAGTGATAGGCTCCTCCGTTCGGAAAaacacttcggaaggagaactCAGATCTAGTTCTCACAAGGATGTAGATGTCAAACAGTATAGAGGAATGATAGGGAGTTTGATATATCTTACTGCTAGTAGACCAGAATTGAGTTTTAGTGTGGGGATAAGTGCAAGGTTtcagtcaaaaccaaaacagtcTCATCTTGAAGCCGTCAAACGAATTATCAAGTATGTTAAAGGAACTGTTGATTTTGGGATTTGGTACTCTAAAGGTTCAAACAAAGGATTGGTTGGTTTTTGTGATGCGGATTATGCAGGAAGTGTAACAGATCGAAAGAGTACAAGTGGAGGTTGTTTCTTTCTAGGCAACAATCTAATAGCCTGGTtgagtaagaaacaaaattcagtgTCTTTGTCTACAGCTGAATCAGAATATATAGCAATGGGGAGTTGTTGTACTCAGTTGTTATGGATGAAGTAGATGTCAGCAGATTATCGTATGGAATTAGGGGTGCTACAAGTGTATTGTGACAATAGGAGTGCAattgatatatctaaaaatCCAGTTCAACATTCAAGAACCAAAGACATTGATGTGAGACATCATTTTATAAGAGAATTAGTTGAAAGAAAGCAAGTTTTGATTGAGCATGTTGATACTGAAGAACAACTAGTAGATATTTTCACCAAAGCTTTggattttaatcttttttcgTTCTTGCGAAATTCGATTGGTGTGTGTGAGTTGTGAATCACTCACAAGATCGGAGCTGGTACAGAGGAGATAGGGTTGATAAAGCTGGTACGGCTCAAATTCAATTGATGTTTGATTCATTGATTTTGGTTAATGGTTTAATAGAATCTGAGATGTAAGGCTGAGATTTTGGAAAAGATATTCTCGAGATATAGGcagattttgtggtttttgaaaaaaaaaaagaggaaacaaaatatttgttttgtgatttacTAATTAAGAAGACGAAAGTTAAGAGTCTCTACTTCGTGTGTGTCTCAAAAATTGTGgactttttttgtagattaatgGTGTAATGTGTAACTAAAGTATTAGAATTCTGCTGGTAAAGTTGTCCGTCGTGGATTCGATTCATTATAAGGCAGAATCGTCCATCATGAATCCTAGTGTTATGGGGAGAATTGCACCATGGTATCGTTGTTCGTTGGACATAACTGAAGATTATTACGAATTTGTTTGTGCTCAGCACAATCCGTTTGAAAAGGCTGACAAACTAGTCTTTCAGACAAATATTTTCCATAACTCACATCAAAACGTCTAACTCCAAGTAAAAAGGAGATATACAGTGTCTTTGGAAGACACTTTGCGCCTAACAATGTAGTTTCTTGCGCGTCATTGTAATATCACCATCCCAATCccgaatatattattttattgattagttattgatttaaagaaatatattaataataacacTGAAATTATAGGTGATGTTTATAGAAATTAAGCTTTTAGTAATAATTTTCTACACTGAAATGATGGGAAAGTAGCTAATTTTCAGTAGAAATAATgattttctactttttcagttgTGATTTTTTGCATGAGTAAAatgaaactaatatttaatCAGTTATATTTTAGGTGAAATGATGTATTCTActatatttttgtatgtttattaaacagattagttatatattaaaaaaaactatgttattATGTGTTTAATAATAAACATTAGACACTTTTTAAAGTCTTTTGTTGGTAACTTTGgagaatatatgttttttttcagaCCGAACATCATTTTGGCCCTACTTGGTACTTACTTTAACTTTACTTACCTGCTCTGCTTTctcgacaaaacaaaaataaatacttgTGTACTTTCCAGATTTCTTTACTTGGGTGTTCGGTAGGTTGTCAAAACACCTCTAACCTTGCCGCCggccaaacaaaaaacaaaaaaaaaaaaatcaatggacGGAGGAGGACCAAATCAAACGATTCTCAGTGAGATAGAACGTATGCCAGAAGCTCCACGTCAACGTGTCTCTCACCACCGTCGAGCTCGCTCTGAAACTTTCTTCTCCGGCGAATCAATCGACGATCTCCTCTTATTCGATACTTCCGATATCGATTTCTCTTCCCTAGACTTCCTCAACACTCCACCACCACTACAACCACAACCTTCTCCGATGTCCGTTGATTCGCCTCCAGAAGAAACCTCATCCAACGGTGTTCCACCTAATAACCCTCTTCCTCCGAAACCCTTCGGCCGCCATGTTCGTAGCTTCTCGGTTGATTCAGATTTCTTCGATGATTTAGGGGTTACTGAGGAACAGTTTACTGGGAAATCCCTAGCTACGAGCtcaggagagaagaagaagaaagggaatcATCATAACAGGAGTAGTTCTATGGATGGAGAGACGAGTTCTGCTTCGTTTAATATCGAATCGATTATAGCTTCTGTGAGTGGTAAAGATGGTGGTGGGAAGAAGAACATGGGTATGGGTGGTGATAGACTTGCTGAGCTTGCTTTGCTTGATCCTAAAAGAGCTAAAAGGTAANNNNNNNNNNNNNNNNNNNNNNNNNNNNNNNNNNNNNNNNNNNNNNNNNNNNNNNNNNNNNNNNNNNNNNNNNNNNNNNNNNNNNNNNNNNNNNNNNNNNNNNNNNNNNNNNNNNNNNNNNNNNNNNNNNNNNNNNNNNNNNNNNNNNNNNNNNNNNNNNNNNNNNNNNNNNNNNNNNNNNNNNNNNNNNNNNNNNNNNNNNNNNNNNNNNNNNNNNNNNNNNNNNNNNNNNNNNNNNNNNNNNNNNNNNNNNNNNNNNNNNNNNNNNNNNNNNNNNNNNNNNNNNNNNNNNNNNNNNNNNNNNNNNNNNNNNNNNNNNNNNNNNNNNNNNNNNNNNNNNNNNNNNNNNNNNNNNNNNNNNNNNNNNNNNNNNNNNNNNNNNNNNNNNNNNNNNNNNNNNNNNNNNNNNNNNNNNNNNNNNNNNNNNNNNNNNNNNNNNNNNNNNNNNNNNNNNNNNNNNNNNNNNNNNNNNNNNNNNNNNNNNNNNNNNNNgtgggtgtttttttttttttttttttgataggatTTTAGCGAATAGACAATCTGCTGCGAGGTCGAAAGAGAGGAAGATTAGGTATACTGGTGAGTTGGAGAGGAAGGTTCAGACACTTCAGAATGAAGCAACAACATTGTCTGCTCAAGTCACTATGTTGCAGGTAATGTTTTTATACGACTTGTTCATTGTGTTTAAGGTGCAGCTGATGTGATTAGTAAGGTTCCTGCGATCTTGAtttgagttatattttattatgtgttTTGTGCTCCTACTTCAGTTAGTTGGTTCCGTCAGCTTATAACTTTTAATTGATTGATGCCTAGTGTGTTAAAGATTGCTTCTTGGTATTACAGAGGTACACCGTTTTCTAGCTCTAAGAATTTGATAATGAGAACTCAAGTAGGCTATACATATTATTGGTAGCCAACCGGCTGAGGGGACAGTACTACATCTGTTTGTAGGAACAGCAGTACTAAAAAGATCTGTTATTGTCTTTTTAATTCAACTAACGTGTGTGATATGTCAGCAGTATAATGAACACTTGTAAGAGTGTGTAAGTTTTGTTTACACTTAAGTGATTGAAACAGTATAATAATGATTTTAGCAGATATCTGCATCTTTACTCTATGCCCTTTGTATATTGTGCAGAGAGGAACGTCAGAGCTGAACACTGAAAATAAACATCTCAAAATGCGGCTGCAAGCTTTAGAGCAACAAGCTGAACTTAGGGATGGTAAGCCTTCATTGAGGTCGTtcttgatatataaattaaagttttggtaTGAAAGATTTAAGATGTTTCTTGTTCGGTGTAACTTGCAGCTTTGAATGAAGCGCTGCGGGATGAACTGAACCGACTTAAGATTGCCGCTGGAGAAATTCCTCAGGGGAACGGAAATTCATACAACCGCGGTCAATTCTCGTCTCAGCAATCGACAATGAATCAGTTTGGGAACAACAAGAACCTGCAGATGAGCAGTAATGGGCAGCCGTCGCACCCAAGCTTCATGGATTTCACCAAGAGAGgctaagttttattttaaagtcgAAATGTTGGCTTGAGTTATACCTTATATTCATTTTGGGCTGCAATATTGGATGTATGTAAGTATGTATGTATGCATGTAATATGGCTTGTGTTAGCTTGATTGTACGTCTATGCAGAGGCGACATTGGTCTATCTTTTAAGAGTAGTAACTACTGTAATACTCTCCAGAAATCTTTATAGTAAGTAATCACTTCTGCAAGGCATTTAGTAACAATCTAAATCACAGCTAAATCGGTAGCTTTAGGTACTTGCAGTTGCGATAATGTTAGAATGAAGGTGTTAATCATGCTCCAGAATAAACGTTCTATcacaaacatttttattaacctGAGAAATAAATTACGGATTACAACCTTCGACTAGCAGCACCTGATGGCTGATGCTTACGTGAACATTGTTTGAAACCATAACTTGTAAATAAGAGAAACTGACAAAATTTTACGCTGATCGAAACCGAATTCAGGATTACACCATAGTTGCTTACGACAAGACGGCAATGCCAACATATAAGAAATCATGCCATCACTTGTGCGCTGGACAGAGGCAGTTGTTGGTTCCTACCTCCGATACAAGGCATGGAGGCTGAGTTCCGTCCTCATACCAGACTGACCTGTGTTTGACAAGGTCTTTCACGAAATTATCGAGCTTCTCGATTGTAACACTTGGCATAACCACCACATGAGCTATATCGCCTTGGCAAGCGAGCTGCCACCTTCTAACAAATTCTTCATCTTTGGGCCTTTCAAAGACAACAGTGCTGCTAAGCTCATTGAGCATGGCGCTGATCCCAGCTTCACGGAGTCGGTCTTTGAGGTAATGCGCGTTTCTCAGGCATTTCTGAACTTCTTTCTGGAATCCTTTGTACCCTTTTCTGTTTAAGGTGTACCAGAGGAACAAAGGGGCATGCCCGTTCCTGCTTCCCATGATTGTTGCATCCCTTGAGGCAAGGTACTCAACATTACTGGAGAGGACTTTGATGTGTTCCATTCTTGTTATCTGAACACCACAAGGCATTGGACACCCAACAAACTTGTGGCCTGAGACACTCACACTTCCTATCGGTTTATTGAAAGTGACTTTTGGTGCCTgcggaaaagagagaaaacacagCCTCAGACCACAATAAGGCTATCATAATGATTTcgatttcattaaaaaaaactatacacgTACACGTTTGACAAAAGGCATCATAAGTCCAAACAGAGCTCCATCACAGTGAATATAGAACCGGTCATGAGAGAACCCACACTCTTCGAGAGTTTTGATTACAAGGTCAAGATCATCAACAGCTCCTTTAACCGTTgttcctgcaaaaaaaaaaaacaagattcacCCATCAGCAAAAAAAACCCCAACCTCTCCCAATACAAGAAATGCCGAAGTAATAAAGATGCACCAACCTATGTTAACATTAAGGATAGCAGGTTTATCCTTATTTGCCAACAGCTTTTGGCTAAAATCATCGCAATCAATCTCCCCAGAGATAAGTGTATCAACCTTCTCGCACTCCATTCGATACATACGCGCTGCTTTAAACACAGAGTAATGCGATTCACGCGAGGCATACAAGATCCCATCAGGAAACATCTCCCTCCTGCAAGAATTAGAAACAATTCACAATGAGCATCAAACCAAACACCAAATGAATCAAAGAATCAAAAGGTTAAGGGATGGATTCCTGAAACTGACCCAACTAAGATGCCATGAAGGTTGCCTTCAGTGCCACAATTAGTAATGTAACCCCAGTAATNNNNNNNNNNNNNNNNNNNNNNNNNNNNNNNNNNNNNNNNNNNNNNNNNNNNNNNNNNNNNNNNNNNNNNNNNNNNNNNNNNNNNNNNNNNNNNNNNNNNNNNNNNNNNNNNNNNNNNNNNNNNNNNNNNNNNNNNNNNNNNNNNNNNNNNNNNNNNNNNNNNNNNNNNNNNNNNNNNNNNNNNNNNNNNNNNNNNNNNNNNNNNNNNNNNNNNNNNNNNNNNNNNNNNNNNNNNNNNNNNNNNNNNNNNNNNNNNNNNNNNNNNNNNNNNNNNNNNNNNNNNNNNNNNNNNNNNNNNNNNNNNNNNNNNNNNNNNNNNNNNNNNNNNNNNNNNNNNNNNNNNNNNNNNNNNNNNNNNNNNNNNNNNNNNNNNNNNNNNNNNNNNNNNNNNNNNNNNNNNNNNNNNNNNNNNNNNNNNNNNNNNNNNNNNNNNNNNNNNNNNNNNNNNNNNNNNNNNNNNNNNNNNNNNNNNNNNNNNNNNNNNNNNNNNNNNNNNNNNNNNNNNNNNNNNNNNNNNNNNNNNNNNNNNNNNNNNNNNNNNNNNNNNNNNNNNNNNNNNNNNNNNNNNNNNNNNNNNNNNNNNNNNNNNNNNNNNNNNNNNNNNNNNNNNNNNNNNNNNNNNNNNNNNNNNNNNNNNNNNNNNNNNNNNNNNNNNNNNNNNNNNNNNNNNNNNNNNNNNNNNNNNNNNNNNNNNNNNNNNNNNNNNNNNNNNNNNNNNNNNNNNNNNNNNNNNNNNNNNNNNNNNNNNNNNNNNNNNNNNNNNNNNNNNNNNNNNNNNNNNNNNNNNNNNNNNNNNNNNNNNNNNNNNNNNNNNNNNNNNNNNNNNNNNNNNNNNNNNNNNNNNNNNNNNNNNNNNNNNNNNNNNNNNNNNNNNNNNNNNNNNNNNNNNNNNNNNNNNNNNNNNNNNNNNNNNNNNNNNNNNNNNNNNNNNNNNNNNNNNNNNNNNNNNNNNNNNNNNNNNNNNNNNNNNNNNNNNNNNNNNNNNNNNNNNNNNNNNNNNNNNNNNNNNNNNNNNNNNNNNNNNNNNNNNNNNNNNNNNNNNNNNNNNNNNNNNNNNNNNNNNNNNNNNNNNNNNNNNNNNNNNNNNNNNGATCAAGACGATGATGGATTCAAAGTTATACATACCTAAATGGTATTTGGTTCGTTCAACCAAAGTTTTGCGATAACGAGCGAGAACACTAGCCATATAAGCTTCTTTATCACCGGTGAAATCATCGTTCACCTCCGGTTCTGTAACAGCGAGTGACGTCGTGTGAATATTCCTACCGAGAACCATCTCTCTATCTCCTCCTACTCCGTTCGTTTTCTTCAGATTCTCTTCATTTGTCGTCACCGGAGAAGGTAATGGTTCGGTGACAACAGCGGTTGGATCGAAATCGTCGGTTAAGATGTCGTTGAGGTTCGTCATTCCAAGGAAATGATCAGATTCGAAAGCTCCAACCATGgttaaataaaagagaagagagaagagagaagaggatggAGGAATCTGAAGAATCTGTAGATCTGAGAGTGATTGGAGGAGAAGCGGTGAAAATGGTgggacaaagagagagagacgctgcctcgttgatttttatttatatagagaaaCAAAGTGGCAAAATTGATTCTCTTTTGCCCTTTCGCAGTAGTCacttgtgttgttttgttgtgtgtgtgctcgtgagattttttaattatataacaaatgTGGTTGTCATgaggtttgtattttttttatgctaTTAAAGTAATTGTAAAGGTTGCCAACTTGCTAATTGctattgagatttttttttttttttttttttttttttttttttttttttttttaaaaaaaaaaaNNNNNNNNNNNNNNNNNNNNNNNNNNNNNNNNNNNNNNNNNNNNNNNNNtttttttttttttttttttttttttttttttcattagacttgtaaacaaaacaaattttcgaaaatagtatttttatcacaaaaaaaaaaaaatctaaatatattagttgAGAATCAATTTAAATTAAGTTaacaagaaatttaaaaaatacatattgctcaccaaaaaagaagtaaaatataCGTACCTGTTGGTGCAGGATTTAGCACCCCGACATACCAAAGTAAACCAGAAAaacaatttggttatttaatcgGGAATCCGTTTAGGAACTCAATTAGGTTATTTAAGCCCAATTCGGACGGAGGAAGCTCAGCCTCGAAGGAGAAgaaccgacttccacttcgcccGGCGGCCGACTCAAGAGATAaagcaactttccttatttcagttcgtcacataaggaaagttaatatattatgcgatctatgaatatgtataaataggaagagacttctccattgtaaattaTCCATCATTGAATACAATTATtcagttctcttcttgttcttagcaatctaaaccctaattcttcgaGATCAATTCCctttcttctaatttcaaaGCTTAGATCGGTTTTCTAGAGAGAttactttactgaatttgttttcccccataaacaaattcattgtggaaacctagtttctacaattggcgccgtctgtggggacgcaAATAGTCTCTAAAAGTTACTCTCTAAGAAAATCTCATCCGAAAAAGTTCTTTGAAAAGCCTACGATAATGTCTTCACTCATCACCGAAGTCACCGGAGCGAACCTACCACCTCCAGCACGCTCGATGTCACAGGCATCGCATCTGCTCAAGACAACGCTGCAACACAGAGCGGTGTATCAACCAGGCCGGCTACCGCCGTGTACGTTCGCCGCCCCGTCAACGAGTCGACGAACCTGACCGATGTCTCCTCCGAACTCCCAGTTGAGGTCAGATCTGAAAGGGAGACCAGCCAAGAAGCAGGACGAACTCGCGAAGAGACAGTCAATCTCAACACGGAGCTCTCCGATGAACAACCCCCGGATGAGGAGGATGCACGCGCCACGTTGCAGCGGCTCCGCACACAAAACAGGAACCCCTTGTTCGCGCCACGACAACGGTCCAGAATCCGCAGGTCGTCTCCATGGAAGATTTCAAGATCTTGTTCGGCACCATGACGAAAGAGATCTACCGGATGATCTCCGACACCAACCGCAGATTCGATGCTGTCGTGACTCAGACAACCCCATCACAAATCTCTGCTGGACAGTCACCTGTACTCAGCATAGGCGGTCTCACTCGTCGTCTCGATTTTTCGGACGTACAGTAAGAGCGGAGGAATCCTCCCCCTCAGACAACATCGAGTATTCGACCAACAAACCCAAACCCACGTGTGCACGAGAGTTCGGCCGCCCCGTTCGCCCGCTTCACGAACGCGGGACCTTGCCTCGAAATCGAAGAAATCAAGACGCAGATCAGCAGTATGAACATGCTTCTTCATCGGGCTATCAGCACAGCTCCAGAAATCGACAGGATTGTCGAAGTGACTCGGCAATCCCCTTTTACTCAA from Camelina sativa cultivar DH55 chromosome 3, Cs, whole genome shotgun sequence includes:
- the LOC104779122 gene encoding uncharacterized protein LOC104779122, giving the protein MESYGDLINNNKVVLDDENYGFWKSRIKSIIVGIDRLAWKTVLEKWEEPTIKDESGKQIPKLDVGRKQFELIQGCETAKEAWDILQINYEGTTKVQSSRKDMLASRFENLKMEEHESISDFSSKLSALAQEAQTLGKTYKDQKLVKKFLRCLPSGFMGYKTALIVSQDLDNLSYGEVVGMLQAHEIELNGINKPKGIALAVSKDITDQGEEDVVSLLVRRFDRALRRIERGQGPRKSNSFKKTSEDKKADMQCHECKGYGHFIRECPTIKLRDAKCTICKGTGHTHEECVSNPKAKKEKSMISIEDESDSDCNSEEELINLVAMVGITEFENGEEVTDSDSEGEEVLDIVQSYKELVLSAKADKFEEELLNEKKRTAELQSELDQQHRKIHMFAGTKQLDKILSYGRTENTHRGLGYNENKGAKSQTTKFVSAEAYKSEKETSTGVSNGL
- the LOC104777538 gene encoding transcription factor VIP1; its protein translation is MDGGGPNQTILSEIERMPEAPRQRVSHHRRARSETFFSGESIDDLLLFDTSDIDFSSLDFLNTPPPLQPQPSPMSVDSPPEETSSNGVPPNNPLPPKPFGRHVRSFSVDSDFFDDLGVTEEQFTGKSLATSSGEKKKKGNHHNRSSSMDGETSSASFNIESIIASVSGKDGGGKKNMGMGGDRLAELALLDPKRAKRILANRQSAARSKERKIRYTGELERKVQTLQNEATTLSAQVTMLQRGTSELNTENKHLKMRLQALEQQAELRDALNEALRDELNRLKIAAGEIPQGNGNSYNRGQFSSQQSTMNQFGNNKNLQMSSNGQPSHPSFMDFTKRG
- the LOC104777539 gene encoding serine decarboxylase-like (The sequence of the model RefSeq protein was modified relative to this genomic sequence to represent the inferred CDS: added 176 bases not found in genome assembly), with translation MVGAFESDHFLGMTNLNDILTDDFDPTAVVTEPLPSPVTTNEENLKKTNGVGGDREMVLGRNIHTTSLAVTEPEVNDDFTGDKEAYMASVLARYRKTLVERTKYHLGYPYNLDFDYGALGQLQHFSINNLGDPFIESNYGVHSRPFEVGVLDWFARLWEIERDDYWGYITNCGTEGNLHGILVGREMFPDGILYASRESHYSVFKAARMYRMECEKVDTLISGEIDCDDFSQKLLANKDKPAILNVNIGTTVKGAVDDLDLVIKTLEECGFSHDRFYIHCDGALFGLMMPFVKRAPKVTFNKPIGSVSVSGHKFVGCPMPCGVQITRMEHIKVLSSNVEYLASRDATIMGSRNGHAPLFLWYTLNRKGYKGFQKEVQKCLRNAHYLKDRLREAGISAMLNELSSTVVFERPKDEEFVRRWQLACQGDIAHVVVMPSVTIEKLDNFVKDLVKHRSVWYEDGTQPPCLVSEVGTNNCLCPAHK